The Acidimicrobiia bacterium genome has a segment encoding these proteins:
- a CDS encoding alpha/beta hydrolase codes for MLRSLLTLLFAVMLTAACAGNEATSRSPSTSAVVEAPTLPIATIAPAGGTIETDERVPFTDLLVLDVLRPAGDELLPVVVLVHGGGWVGGERSDLAGLAALIAGEGAVVYNISYRTIALGGSYPGTFEDISCGVRFARDAADSYRGDPGRIALVGYSAGAHLGAVVALAGDEFEGDCLADGGSSLPDAFVGVAGPYDSDQFSPLLIPFFGGAPAEVPDTWADGNPYTYVDRRPDLRMRLLQGTADRTVPQQSTLDFHEALTGAGHEVQLTMVEGAGHNEMVDPDGYGSLVAAAALELLR; via the coding sequence GTGCTCCGCTCCTTACTCACCCTCCTTTTCGCCGTTATGTTGACCGCCGCCTGCGCCGGCAACGAGGCGACCTCCCGTTCTCCGTCGACCTCTGCCGTCGTGGAGGCGCCAACGCTACCCATCGCCACCATCGCACCGGCGGGGGGGACCATCGAGACCGACGAGCGGGTTCCGTTCACCGATTTGCTGGTGCTGGATGTGCTCAGACCTGCCGGTGACGAGCTGCTCCCCGTGGTCGTTCTCGTCCACGGTGGTGGTTGGGTGGGAGGCGAACGCTCCGATTTGGCAGGTCTCGCCGCGCTGATCGCCGGCGAGGGAGCCGTCGTGTACAACATCTCCTACCGGACGATCGCTCTCGGCGGTTCCTACCCCGGCACCTTCGAAGACATCTCGTGTGGAGTGCGCTTCGCACGGGACGCCGCCGACTCGTACCGAGGTGACCCGGGCCGGATCGCTCTGGTCGGCTACTCCGCCGGAGCGCACCTCGGCGCGGTTGTCGCCCTGGCGGGGGACGAATTCGAGGGAGATTGTCTAGCCGACGGGGGCTCGAGTCTTCCGGACGCGTTCGTGGGCGTCGCCGGACCGTACGACTCCGACCAGTTCTCACCGCTGCTCATCCCGTTCTTCGGTGGCGCTCCGGCCGAAGTCCCCGACACCTGGGCGGACGGCAATCCGTACACCTATGTCGATCGGCGCCCGGACCTCCGGATGCGCCTGCTGCAAGGAACCGCCGACCGAACGGTCCCACAGCAGTCCACCCTGGACTTCCACGAAGCACTCACCGGGGCGGGTCACGAGGTGCAGCTGACCATGGTGGAGGGAGCAGGCCACAATGAGATGGTGGACCCGGACGGATACGGGTCACTCGTCGCCGCAGCAGCACTCGAGTTGCTGCGCTGA
- a CDS encoding DNA-3-methyladenine glycosylase 2 family protein yields MESEPLRRRFELPGPLDLIRTVGPLLGPSQSIGLVDRGEVWRASRTPVGSVTLHVVIGERAVDAEAWGEGADWALAHVPDLLGFSDDPTTFRPDHPRLRDLHVRAGGVRFGATRSVFEVLVPTILGQKVTTKESHSGYRRLVEVHGEPAPGPRDLRLAPSAEVLAELPYFEYHPLGIERKRADIIRSVAARIGRLEEIVTMNRDEAVQRLMAFEGIGPWTAAFVMAAALGDADAVPVGDFHLPNTVAWALASEPRADDARMLELLEPYRGHRGRVIRLLKQAGIHAPKYGPRSPIRSFEGS; encoded by the coding sequence ATGGAGTCTGAGCCGCTTCGCCGGCGATTCGAACTCCCCGGCCCGCTCGACCTGATCCGCACGGTCGGTCCGCTGCTCGGACCGTCGCAATCCATCGGCCTGGTCGACCGGGGCGAGGTATGGCGGGCTTCGCGAACGCCGGTGGGATCAGTCACCCTTCACGTCGTAATAGGCGAGAGGGCCGTCGATGCTGAGGCCTGGGGGGAAGGAGCCGATTGGGCGTTGGCACATGTCCCCGACCTGCTGGGCTTCTCCGATGATCCGACCACCTTCCGGCCGGATCACCCGCGGTTGCGCGACCTCCACGTGCGGGCAGGCGGAGTGCGGTTTGGGGCGACGCGGTCGGTATTCGAGGTGCTGGTTCCAACGATCCTCGGACAGAAGGTGACTACCAAGGAATCGCATAGCGGCTACCGGCGGCTTGTCGAGGTGCACGGCGAGCCGGCTCCTGGACCCCGTGATCTGCGGCTTGCGCCCTCGGCGGAGGTGCTCGCCGAGCTTCCCTACTTCGAGTATCACCCGCTGGGCATCGAACGGAAGCGGGCGGACATCATCCGCAGCGTTGCGGCTCGCATCGGGCGACTCGAGGAGATCGTGACGATGAATCGCGATGAGGCGGTGCAACGGTTGATGGCCTTCGAGGGAATCGGACCGTGGACGGCCGCCTTCGTGATGGCGGCGGCGCTTGGTGATGCAGACGCAGTTCCGGTTGGCGACTTCCACCTGCCGAATACCGTCGCCTGGGCGCTGGCGAGCGAGCCTCGGGCAGATGACGCCCGCATGCTCGAGCTGCTCGAACCCTATCGCGGCCACCGGGGGAGGGTGATCCGGCTGCTCAAGCAGGCCGGGATCCATGCACCCAAGTACGGCCCGCGCAGCCCGATCCGCAGCTTCGAGGGTAGTTGA